From a region of the Candidatus Methylomirabilis limnetica genome:
- the ligA gene encoding NAD-dependent DNA ligase LigA — protein sequence MPDTSQLRAQAEELRRLILRHEYLYYVLDRPEITDAEFDKLFQRLTHLETEHPELITPDSPTQRVGGQPVEGFASVQHKAAMLSLDNAYNADELQEFEARMKRALPGEQFTYVTEPKVDGLGVALVYEHGQFVRGATRGDGRYGEDVTHNLMTVRGIPRRLHGPLTKLDILEVRGEIFMWRQAFEKLNRGLEAEGDEPFANPRNASAGSVRQKDPRITASRPLDIFIYGVSYAEPNPFKGHSQAMQQLLESGFLLDPKDRKNTLERYRRRCTDIDLAIQTCLEVEAARDEIGCDCDGVVVKVDAIEQQRGLGSTTHHPRWATAYKFPARQATSVIRKIEVSVGRTGALTPTALLDPVEIAGATISRATLHNADEIERLDVREGDTVLIERAGDVIPHILRVIQDKRPSHSRPFRFPTQCPVCGAEAFRPESEVVSRCTNSACLARLKESLLHFGSRRAMDIEHLGEAVAEQLVDRKLVRELADLYQLDVATLAELERLAEKSATNLYNAIHGSKGRGLSRLLFALGIRYVGEHVATILAQHYGSMDRLEQAPEEELAEIYGIGPRIAQSVALYFRQPENRRQIEQLRGVGVSMKEEGVTAGPRPLAGKTFVLTGGLESLTRDEAKELIVRAGGRLTSSVSKKTDYVVVGKDPGSKHDDATRLGVTTLDEAGFKKLIGKEGAL from the coding sequence ATGCCCGACACCTCTCAACTCCGCGCACAGGCTGAGGAACTCCGACGGCTCATTCTACGCCACGAATACCTCTACTATGTGTTGGACCGGCCGGAGATCACAGACGCCGAGTTCGACAAGCTCTTTCAACGCCTGACACACCTCGAAACAGAGCATCCCGAACTGATCACGCCCGACTCTCCTACGCAGCGGGTTGGCGGCCAGCCTGTCGAAGGGTTCGCTTCGGTGCAGCACAAGGCGGCGATGCTGTCACTGGACAACGCCTACAACGCTGATGAGCTCCAGGAGTTCGAGGCCCGCATGAAGCGGGCGCTGCCAGGCGAGCAGTTTACCTACGTGACCGAGCCAAAGGTGGATGGCCTCGGCGTGGCCTTGGTGTATGAGCATGGCCAGTTTGTGCGGGGAGCTACCAGAGGTGATGGCCGGTACGGTGAGGATGTGACGCACAACCTGATGACGGTCAGGGGCATCCCTCGTCGTCTGCACGGGCCGTTAACAAAGCTTGACATCCTGGAGGTGCGCGGGGAGATCTTCATGTGGCGTCAAGCGTTTGAAAAGTTGAATCGGGGGTTGGAGGCGGAAGGTGATGAGCCCTTCGCGAATCCGAGGAATGCCTCGGCCGGGTCAGTCCGCCAGAAAGACCCGCGAATCACCGCAAGCCGTCCCCTCGATATCTTCATCTACGGCGTCAGCTATGCCGAGCCGAATCCGTTCAAAGGCCACTCACAGGCCATGCAGCAGTTGCTTGAGTCCGGATTCCTTCTTGATCCCAAAGACCGCAAGAACACGCTGGAGCGCTATCGCCGGCGCTGCACTGATATCGATTTGGCGATTCAGACATGCCTTGAGGTCGAGGCCGCCCGTGACGAGATCGGGTGCGACTGCGACGGTGTGGTGGTAAAGGTCGATGCGATCGAGCAGCAACGCGGGCTCGGCTCGACCACACATCATCCCAGGTGGGCCACCGCCTACAAGTTCCCAGCGCGGCAGGCGACCAGTGTCATCAGGAAGATCGAAGTGAGCGTGGGGCGAACGGGGGCGCTCACGCCGACCGCCCTGCTCGATCCCGTAGAGATTGCCGGTGCCACAATCAGCCGCGCAACGCTCCACAATGCTGATGAGATCGAACGTCTTGACGTCCGCGAGGGGGACACCGTCCTGATCGAGCGGGCAGGCGACGTGATCCCTCACATTCTGCGGGTGATACAGGACAAGCGGCCTTCTCACAGTCGGCCGTTCCGCTTCCCTACCCAGTGCCCTGTCTGTGGCGCCGAGGCATTCCGACCCGAAAGCGAGGTCGTCAGCCGATGCACCAACTCCGCTTGCTTAGCCCGGCTGAAGGAGTCGCTGCTGCACTTCGGATCGAGGCGGGCGATGGACATCGAGCACCTGGGCGAGGCCGTAGCGGAGCAGCTTGTCGATCGGAAGCTGGTCAGGGAGTTAGCCGATCTATACCAACTTGATGTGGCCACCCTCGCCGAGCTTGAACGGCTGGCCGAGAAGTCTGCCACCAACCTGTACAACGCGATCCATGGGAGCAAGGGACGCGGGCTGAGTCGCCTACTGTTCGCACTGGGAATCCGGTATGTAGGCGAACACGTCGCCACGATCCTGGCCCAGCATTACGGCTCGATGGATCGGCTGGAGCAGGCGCCTGAGGAGGAACTGGCCGAGATCTACGGCATCGGCCCCCGCATCGCCCAGAGTGTGGCGCTCTATTTCCGCCAGCCGGAGAACCGCCGCCAGATCGAGCAGTTGCGAGGAGTGGGCGTCAGTATGAAGGAGGAAGGGGTCACGGCGGGACCTCGCCCTCTGGCTGGCAAGACGTTCGTTCTGACCGGCGGACTGGAGAGCTTGACCCGCGACGAGGCCAAGGAGCTGATCGTTCGGGCCGGTGGCCGCCTGACCTCATCGGTCAGCAAGAAGACCGACTATGTCGTCGTGGGCAAAGATCCCGGCAGCAAGCACGACGATGCCACGCGCCTCGGCGTCACGACCCTTGACGAAGCCGGTTTCAAGAAGCTCATTGGCAAAGAGGGAGCGCTATGA
- a CDS encoding HigA family addiction module antitoxin, with amino-acid sequence MKALNMKNPPHPGLSVRVDCLEPHGLSVTEGAKILGVSRSALSNLVNENADLSWDMAIRLAKAFGSTPDGWMRLQFQYDATQVEERSKHIKVKTFAADRVCV; translated from the coding sequence ATGAAGGCGTTGAATATGAAGAATCCACCGCATCCGGGATTGTCGGTGCGCGTGGACTGTCTGGAGCCACATGGGTTGAGCGTGACCGAAGGGGCGAAGATCCTTGGTGTGTCGCGGTCTGCGTTGAGTAATCTGGTGAACGAGAATGCAGACCTGTCTTGGGACATGGCTATTCGCTTGGCCAAGGCGTTTGGCAGTACGCCGGATGGATGGATGCGGTTACAGTTTCAGTATGATGCGACCCAGGTGGAAGAACGATCCAAACATATCAAGGTGAAGACCTTTGCTGCGGATAGGGTTTGTGTGTGA
- a CDS encoding BRO family protein translates to MIVFGAKQIRRIWHDDQWFFSVVDIIGALTDSENPRDYWYRMKQREKESSGIELSTLCRQLKLVSSDGKAYPTEAASTEAAFRIIQSIPSPKAEPFKRWLAEVGYQRVQEIENPELAQQRMRKLYQDKGYPDDWVEKRVRGIAVRDELTSEWQKRGIQDQKDFAILTGEISKATFGLTPADYKKLKGLKRENLRDHMTDLELIFTMLGEAATTEIARNKNAQGLLKNKLAAKAGGSVAGNARRQLEAKSGRKVITRDNYLIDKPKRKLPPKSE, encoded by the coding sequence ATGATCGTATTCGGGGCGAAGCAGATTCGCCGTATTTGGCACGATGACCAGTGGTTCTTCTCCGTTGTGGACATCATCGGCGCCCTCACCGACAGCGAGAATCCACGCGATTACTGGTATCGCATGAAGCAGCGGGAGAAGGAATCTAGCGGAATCGAGTTGTCGACACTTTGTCGACAACTGAAACTAGTCTCATCTGACGGCAAGGCTTACCCCACGGAAGCCGCGTCCACCGAAGCCGCCTTTCGCATCATCCAGTCGATCCCCAGCCCCAAGGCCGAACCGTTCAAACGCTGGCTGGCTGAGGTGGGTTACCAGCGCGTCCAGGAGATCGAAAACCCCGAACTTGCCCAGCAGCGGATGCGGAAACTCTATCAGGACAAAGGCTACCCCGACGATTGGGTCGAAAAGCGCGTCCGTGGCATTGCCGTCCGTGACGAACTGACCAGCGAATGGCAGAAACGCGGTATTCAGGATCAAAAAGACTTCGCCATACTTACCGGCGAAATTTCCAAAGCCACATTTGGCTTGACTCCTGCCGACTACAAGAAGCTGAAGGGCCTGAAGCGTGAAAATCTCCGCGATCACATGACCGACCTCGAGTTGATCTTCACCATGCTCGGCGAGGCCGCAACCACAGAAATCGCGCGCAACAAAAACGCCCAGGGCCTCCTAAAAAACAAACTGGCTGCCAAAGCAGGCGGCTCGGTTGCGGGCAATGCCCGTCGCCAGCTTGAAGCCAAGTCGGGCCGCAAGGTCATCACCCGCGACAATTACCTGATCGACAAACCCAAGCGCAAGCTTCCACCGAAGTCGGAGTAA
- a CDS encoding HlyD family secretion protein has translation MTEPRRKIALLVALLALAGAALFVGWGVVRDKGGGGGLVANGTIEATEVEVSSKLPGRLAQLMVKEGAQVQANQVIARLDTPEIEAEVAQQQAVLAKAEAQLKELLAGSRLQEIEEARANLQQAEDNLKLAKDEWDRFDNLFKEGAISAQERDRAKNRVEIAQSQVKAAQERYQMIRIGPRSEVIEAARHERDRAKAALGMAQVRLRDSTILAPLAGIVLIKRAEQGEVVNPGFPIVILIDPDDLWLRVYIPESEIGLVGIGQTAAVTVDSFPNRRFEGKVIEISSKAEFTPRTVQTKKERVNLVFGVKISLDNRERLLKPGMPADTEIKVGDRGTKRTSRRSPARWSPLHG, from the coding sequence GTGACGGAACCAAGACGAAAGATAGCATTGCTCGTTGCACTATTGGCACTGGCTGGCGCTGCACTCTTCGTCGGCTGGGGGGTGGTGCGCGACAAGGGGGGCGGCGGCGGCCTGGTGGCGAATGGGACGATTGAGGCTACCGAGGTCGAGGTCAGCTCGAAGCTGCCGGGTCGTCTCGCTCAGCTCATGGTGAAGGAAGGGGCCCAGGTCCAGGCGAATCAGGTCATCGCTCGGCTCGACACCCCGGAGATCGAGGCGGAGGTAGCGCAACAGCAGGCGGTACTGGCCAAGGCCGAGGCGCAGCTCAAGGAGTTGCTCGCCGGCTCGCGCCTTCAGGAAATCGAAGAGGCGCGCGCCAATCTGCAGCAGGCCGAGGATAACCTGAAGCTGGCTAAGGATGAGTGGGACCGGTTTGACAACCTCTTCAAAGAAGGGGCCATCTCAGCGCAAGAGCGAGATCGCGCCAAGAACAGGGTCGAGATCGCGCAGAGCCAGGTCAAGGCGGCGCAGGAGCGATACCAGATGATCCGGATTGGGCCTCGATCAGAGGTGATTGAGGCGGCCCGCCACGAACGCGATCGGGCAAAGGCGGCGCTTGGCATGGCCCAGGTCCGACTTCGCGACAGCACCATCCTGGCGCCCCTCGCCGGCATCGTCCTCATCAAGCGGGCCGAGCAAGGAGAGGTCGTCAATCCCGGCTTTCCCATCGTGATCCTCATCGATCCTGATGATCTGTGGCTGCGCGTCTACATCCCGGAGTCGGAGATCGGGTTGGTGGGTATCGGCCAGACCGCCGCGGTCACCGTCGATTCATTTCCGAATCGGCGCTTCGAAGGGAAGGTGATCGAGATCAGCTCGAAGGCCGAATTTACCCCCCGCACGGTCCAGACCAAGAAGGAGCGCGTGAACCTGGTCTTCGGGGTCAAGATCAGCCTGGACAACCGCGAGCGCCTACTGAAACCAGGGATGCCGGCCGATACCGAGATTAAGGTAGGAGACAGAGGGACAAAGCGAACCAGCCGTCGATCGCCCGCCCGGTGGAGTCCCCTCCATGGCTGA
- a CDS encoding ABC transporter ATP-binding protein yields the protein MAEIDRDSCAVITKGLTKRFGKIVAVDHVDLTIKRGEIYGFLGSNGAGKSTTIRMLCGLLDATEGSGYVLGHDIATEPERIKEKIGYMSQRFSLYEDLTVRENLDFYASLYSVPNGIKRARIEQMIQMADLTGREGELAAHLSGGWKQRLALGCSIIHKPELLFLDEPTAGVDPVSRRNFWDLIYRLSEEGITIVATTHYMDEAEHCDSLGFIYQGRITAQGSREEIKANALKGQVLEIECHPIREATIFLETLPGVAEVVRFGNTIHVVIEEGGPSPTDVEARLTGEGLKVNRVEVATPSIEDIFVSFVGLVDRRSLRAQLKRMREGEI from the coding sequence ATGGCTGAGATCGACCGCGATAGTTGCGCGGTCATCACCAAGGGGTTGACGAAACGATTCGGCAAGATCGTGGCCGTGGACCATGTGGACTTGACTATCAAAAGAGGCGAGATCTACGGGTTCCTCGGTTCGAATGGGGCCGGGAAGTCCACCACCATCCGGATGCTCTGCGGACTCCTGGACGCGACCGAGGGGTCAGGGTATGTGCTGGGCCACGATATTGCCACGGAGCCGGAGCGGATCAAGGAAAAGATCGGCTACATGTCCCAGCGGTTCAGCCTGTACGAGGACCTGACCGTCCGGGAGAACCTCGACTTCTACGCCAGCCTCTACTCGGTCCCGAATGGGATCAAGCGGGCCCGAATCGAGCAGATGATTCAGATGGCCGATCTGACCGGACGTGAGGGCGAGCTGGCGGCCCACCTGTCAGGCGGCTGGAAACAGCGCCTGGCCTTAGGGTGCAGTATCATTCATAAGCCAGAGCTCCTGTTCCTGGACGAGCCGACCGCAGGGGTCGATCCGGTCTCCCGCCGCAACTTTTGGGACCTGATCTACCGGCTCTCTGAGGAAGGGATCACCATCGTTGCCACCACCCACTACATGGATGAAGCGGAACACTGCGACAGTCTGGGATTTATCTATCAAGGTCGGATCACGGCCCAGGGGAGCCGTGAGGAGATCAAGGCGAATGCCCTCAAGGGCCAGGTCCTCGAGATCGAATGCCACCCGATACGGGAGGCCACGATATTCCTTGAAACGCTTCCCGGCGTGGCAGAGGTCGTCCGATTTGGGAACACCATCCACGTGGTGATCGAGGAGGGTGGCCCGTCGCCCACCGATGTGGAGGCGCGCCTGACCGGCGAGGGGCTCAAGGTTAACCGGGTTGAGGTGGCGACCCCATCGATCGAGGATATCTTTGTCTCATTCGTCGGCCTGGTCGACCGGCGCTCTCTCCGGGCGCAACTGAAGCGAATGCGGGAAGGCGAGATATGA
- a CDS encoding ABC transporter permease, whose translation MRSRLLGMIRKEFIQMWRDRFTLAMMLFMPMMILGIIGWAVNTDVKHMPTAVFDQSRTPESRELLHAFTNSQYFNLDYHVDSYEQIARLIDSSRAKVGIIFPPDYARLLKQQRVTQVQVIVDASDPLVATSAINAANAIGQVGSMRIVSETLQRSAGRATSTAPLDVRVRAWYNPDLVSAIFIIPGLLGFILMQTTITITAMVVVRERERGTLEALIVSPLRRWELMIGKIVPNVLVAYAQMTFALVFGVWIFDIPIRGSLFLLYFLSLFFIMGTLGLGILLSTIARTQAQAMQMSYFIFIPSVYLSGVLFPVEAMPPLAKTVAYIIPLTYYVEIIRGIILKGIGISYLWTHLLVLTAIGVILITTSILRFHKKLG comes from the coding sequence ATGAGGTCACGCCTGCTCGGCATGATCCGCAAAGAGTTTATCCAGATGTGGCGCGACCGCTTTACGCTGGCCATGATGCTTTTTATGCCGATGATGATCCTCGGCATCATCGGGTGGGCCGTCAATACCGACGTCAAGCACATGCCGACCGCTGTCTTCGATCAGTCCCGGACGCCTGAGAGTCGAGAACTCCTCCATGCTTTTACCAACTCTCAATATTTCAACCTCGACTATCATGTGGACAGCTATGAACAGATTGCACGCCTTATCGACAGCAGCAGGGCCAAGGTAGGAATCATCTTTCCACCTGACTATGCCCGCTTGCTCAAGCAGCAGCGCGTCACGCAGGTCCAGGTGATCGTGGACGCCTCGGACCCATTGGTGGCGACATCGGCCATCAACGCGGCTAACGCGATCGGCCAGGTTGGCTCGATGCGGATCGTATCGGAGACGCTGCAGCGGAGCGCCGGTCGGGCCACCTCCACCGCCCCTCTGGATGTCCGGGTCCGGGCCTGGTACAACCCGGACCTTGTCAGCGCTATCTTCATCATCCCTGGCCTGCTGGGCTTCATCTTGATGCAAACCACTATCACCATCACCGCCATGGTGGTAGTGCGGGAGCGGGAGCGTGGAACGCTCGAGGCGCTGATCGTGAGCCCACTGCGCCGCTGGGAGTTGATGATCGGGAAGATCGTTCCGAATGTCCTGGTTGCCTATGCGCAAATGACATTCGCCCTCGTGTTCGGCGTCTGGATCTTCGACATCCCGATACGTGGAAGCCTGTTCCTCCTCTACTTCCTGTCCCTGTTCTTCATCATGGGGACCTTGGGTCTCGGTATCCTGTTATCCACCATCGCCAGGACCCAGGCGCAGGCCATGCAGATGTCGTATTTTATCTTCATCCCGTCGGTCTACCTCTCCGGAGTTCTCTTCCCGGTCGAGGCAATGCCGCCCTTGGCCAAGACCGTCGCCTACATAATCCCTCTCACCTATTACGTGGAGATTATTCGCGGGATCATCCTGAAAGGAATCGGCATCTCCTATCTCTGGACTCACCTGCTGGTCCTCACCGCCATCGGGGTGATCCTGATCACGACAAGCATTCTCCGCTTCCACAAGAAGCTCGGATGA